A stretch of the Cumulibacter soli genome encodes the following:
- a CDS encoding diacylglycerol/lipid kinase family protein, with protein sequence MRALLVTNPKATATSPRVRDVIINALSAHTQLEVAHTDHRGHAIELGARATDQRYDLVIALGGDGTVNELVNGLLTRGAGPHVPALAAVPGGSANVFARTLGTSNDPIEATGQLLEALAAGRERHISLGQMEGRWFVFTAGIGFDAAVVHGVELRRGDGRKASPNLYARTAVRDFFASTRRRTRLTVSTAHGVVADDAFLCVATNTTPWTYYKKRPVQLTPEASYDSGLDLFALGKVGPIAIGRLLWQVTRAEPNPHGRRATLLHDLAGLQITAQAPVPVQVDGDYAGDFERVRLDSVPNALRVIC encoded by the coding sequence ATGCGCGCTCTTCTGGTCACGAACCCAAAGGCGACCGCGACCTCCCCTCGAGTACGGGACGTCATCATCAACGCATTGAGCGCGCACACCCAACTCGAGGTCGCGCACACCGACCATCGCGGGCATGCGATCGAGCTCGGCGCTCGAGCGACCGACCAGCGTTATGACCTGGTCATCGCGCTCGGCGGCGATGGGACCGTCAACGAACTGGTCAACGGGCTGCTGACGCGCGGCGCGGGCCCGCACGTACCTGCGCTCGCCGCGGTCCCCGGTGGGTCGGCGAACGTTTTCGCACGGACCCTCGGTACCTCCAACGACCCGATCGAGGCCACCGGTCAGCTGCTCGAGGCACTGGCAGCAGGCCGCGAGCGCCACATCAGTTTGGGGCAGATGGAAGGCCGTTGGTTCGTGTTCACCGCCGGTATCGGGTTCGATGCCGCCGTCGTGCACGGCGTAGAGCTGCGTCGCGGTGACGGGCGCAAAGCTAGCCCCAACCTGTATGCCCGCACCGCGGTGCGGGACTTTTTCGCCAGCACGCGACGACGTACCCGACTGACGGTCAGTACCGCCCACGGCGTCGTCGCGGACGACGCGTTTCTGTGCGTGGCGACCAACACCACCCCGTGGACGTACTACAAGAAGCGTCCCGTCCAGCTCACTCCGGAGGCGTCGTACGACAGCGGCCTGGACCTGTTCGCGCTCGGCAAGGTCGGCCCGATAGCGATCGGGCGCCTGCTGTGGCAGGTCACGCGCGCCGAGCCGAACCCACACGGTCGGCGAGCGACGCTGCTGCACGATCTCGCGGGCCTACAGATCACTGCGCAGGCGCCGGTACCGGTTCAGGTGGACGGTGACTACGCCGGCGACTTCGAGCGAGTGCGACTCGACAGTGTGCCGAATGCCCTTCGCGTCATCTGCTGA
- a CDS encoding biotin/lipoyl-binding carrier protein, with amino-acid sequence MAEEVRAEMVASVFKVLVSPGDTVSEGDELVTLESMKMEIPVIAESSGVIRELAVSEGDVIQGGDLIAVIE; translated from the coding sequence ATGGCCGAAGAGGTCCGCGCAGAGATGGTTGCCAGCGTGTTCAAGGTGCTGGTGTCGCCAGGAGACACGGTGTCGGAGGGCGACGAACTTGTCACCCTCGAGTCGATGAAGATGGAGATCCCGGTGATTGCCGAGTCGTCCGGAGTGATCCGTGAACTCGCGGTCAGCGAGGGAGATGTGATCCAGGGAGGCGACCTGATCGCCGTCATCGAGTAG
- a CDS encoding NAD(P)-dependent malic enzyme produces the protein MKYPEPPAIDPSLQPIFDAHDHGKISVELKAPIDSVDVLSKVYSPGVAEVCTRIADYPTEKLKYTSASRTVAVISDGTAVLGLGDIGAEASLPVMEGKAGLFKQFAGIDSFPIVLDTKDPDEIVAAVKAIAPSFGGINLEDISAPRCFEIEDRLKEELDIPVMHDDQHGTATVVTAALRNARMLSGRQDGEMRIVIAGAGASGIACAKMLYATGVRDIILTDSKGAIHPWRHDLSPVKQGLLSWTNHEGVRGSTEEVLAGKDCFIGLSGSTISEEAIASMNHDPIIFALSNPTPEIHPDIAHKYARVVATGRSDFPNQINNVLAFPGIFKGAFEAGATKITEEMKIAAAVAIADVVLDEMSAEKVIPDPFDPRVVPAVTEAVRKAWETGKAEWVIR, from the coding sequence GTGAAGTACCCAGAACCCCCAGCCATCGATCCGAGTTTGCAGCCGATTTTTGACGCGCACGACCACGGCAAGATCTCGGTAGAGCTCAAGGCACCCATCGACTCGGTCGATGTTCTGTCCAAGGTCTACTCGCCGGGTGTCGCAGAGGTATGCACGCGTATCGCCGACTATCCGACCGAGAAACTCAAGTACACGTCGGCCTCCCGTACCGTGGCTGTGATTTCCGACGGTACCGCGGTGCTCGGACTCGGTGATATCGGCGCCGAGGCGTCCCTGCCGGTTATGGAGGGGAAGGCTGGGCTGTTCAAACAGTTCGCCGGTATTGACTCGTTCCCGATCGTGCTGGACACGAAAGACCCCGATGAGATCGTTGCGGCTGTCAAGGCGATCGCGCCGTCCTTCGGCGGTATCAACCTGGAGGACATTTCGGCGCCGCGGTGCTTCGAGATCGAGGATCGACTCAAGGAAGAACTCGACATCCCGGTCATGCACGACGACCAGCACGGTACGGCCACCGTGGTCACCGCTGCATTGCGTAACGCGCGGATGCTGTCCGGGCGCCAGGACGGCGAGATGCGCATCGTTATCGCCGGCGCGGGAGCCTCCGGGATCGCGTGCGCGAAGATGCTGTACGCCACTGGCGTGCGCGACATCATCCTGACCGACTCCAAGGGCGCGATTCACCCGTGGCGGCACGACCTGAGCCCGGTCAAGCAAGGGTTGTTGTCGTGGACGAACCATGAAGGTGTGCGCGGCTCGACCGAAGAGGTCCTCGCGGGCAAGGACTGCTTCATCGGACTGTCCGGTTCGACGATCAGCGAAGAGGCGATTGCATCGATGAACCACGATCCGATCATCTTTGCGCTGTCCAACCCGACCCCCGAGATTCACCCCGATATTGCGCACAAGTACGCGCGGGTCGTGGCCACCGGTCGCTCGGACTTTCCGAACCAGATCAATAACGTGCTGGCGTTCCCGGGCATCTTCAAGGGTGCTTTCGAGGCTGGCGCCACGAAGATCACCGAAGAAATGAAGATCGCCGCCGCCGTCGCGATCGCGGATGTCGTGCTCGACGAAATGTCCGCGGAGAAGGTCATTCCGGATCCGTTTGATCCGCGCGTCGTCCCGGCGGTCACCGAGGCTGTGCGTAAGGCGTGGGAGACCGGCAAAGCAGAATGGGTCATCCGCTAA
- a CDS encoding WhiB family transcriptional regulator produces MDWRHRAICRDEDPELFFPIGSTGPALMQIDDAKSVCQRCPVTEDCLSWALTSGQDSGIWGGLSEDERRLLKRQRARTARSA; encoded by the coding sequence ATGGATTGGCGCCACCGCGCGATCTGTCGCGACGAGGACCCGGAGCTATTCTTCCCGATTGGGAGCACTGGCCCCGCGCTGATGCAGATCGATGACGCCAAGAGCGTATGCCAACGGTGCCCGGTCACCGAGGACTGCCTCAGTTGGGCACTGACCTCGGGGCAGGACTCAGGAATCTGGGGCGGGCTGAGCGAGGATGAGCGTCGTTTGCTCAAGCGCCAGCGCGCACGTACCGCCCGTTCGGCGTAG
- a CDS encoding sensor histidine kinase — protein sequence MTGIDGLLAAHTVLGQEDADHLHALVSEWQLLADLSFADLLLWVRSNSGDFLCVAQVRPTTGPTAYQHDLLEVTASDEYLTALTEPGAPDVFAVRRVSGAEPIALLTRRRHPGVTAAPSPLELAYAEAAKSLLDMVEHATFPPVAAGSEMMTGPRAGDGLVLLEPDGRVRFASPNAMSAYRRMGWTHNLASANLAEVSASVVVDRFEADELVTRIGAALDGDSPLRIEVDARGATVLFRALPLEHEESDAGALVLLRDVTDVRRRDRQLLSKDATIREIHHRVKNNLQTVAALLRLQARRVDVPIVRAALTESVRRVSSIALVHETLSMSLDERVAFDGIVDRLVPIVAEVAAAESKVTITRTGTFGVLQADLATPLVLVVTELLQNAVEHAYAPGDEGTVLVQAHRRPGVLTVEIRDDGAGLPEGFALERAGGLGLQIVRSLVSGELGGTIEVTSNATQRGTLARLELPLGRR from the coding sequence GTGACGGGAATCGACGGGCTACTTGCAGCGCACACCGTCCTCGGTCAGGAGGACGCCGATCACCTGCACGCGCTCGTGTCGGAATGGCAGTTGCTCGCCGACCTCTCGTTCGCGGATCTGCTGCTGTGGGTCCGCTCGAACTCGGGCGATTTCCTGTGTGTGGCTCAGGTACGTCCGACGACCGGGCCCACCGCGTACCAGCATGATCTGCTGGAGGTGACGGCGTCCGACGAGTACCTCACCGCCCTGACCGAACCAGGTGCGCCAGACGTATTCGCCGTACGTCGCGTCTCTGGTGCGGAGCCGATAGCGTTGCTGACCCGGCGTCGGCACCCAGGAGTCACCGCCGCGCCGTCCCCGCTCGAACTCGCATATGCCGAAGCTGCGAAGTCGCTGCTGGACATGGTCGAGCACGCGACCTTCCCGCCGGTGGCTGCGGGGTCGGAAATGATGACCGGACCGCGCGCCGGCGACGGGCTCGTCCTGCTCGAGCCGGACGGTCGGGTCCGCTTCGCCAGCCCGAATGCAATGTCGGCGTACCGCCGAATGGGGTGGACCCACAACCTTGCCTCGGCAAACCTCGCAGAAGTCAGCGCCAGCGTGGTCGTCGACAGGTTCGAAGCCGACGAACTCGTAACCCGGATCGGGGCAGCGTTGGACGGTGACAGCCCACTGCGCATCGAAGTGGATGCACGTGGCGCCACCGTGCTGTTTCGGGCGTTGCCCCTGGAACATGAGGAAAGTGACGCCGGGGCGCTGGTGTTGCTCCGCGACGTGACCGACGTTCGCCGTCGCGACCGGCAATTACTCAGTAAGGACGCGACGATCCGGGAGATTCACCATCGGGTGAAGAACAACCTGCAGACGGTCGCGGCACTACTGCGCCTGCAGGCTCGGCGGGTCGATGTCCCGATCGTTCGAGCGGCGTTGACCGAGTCAGTACGGCGGGTCAGTTCGATCGCGCTGGTGCACGAGACGCTGTCGATGTCACTCGATGAGCGGGTCGCCTTCGACGGCATCGTCGATCGGCTGGTACCGATCGTCGCGGAAGTCGCTGCCGCCGAGTCGAAGGTGACTATTACCCGGACTGGAACTTTCGGCGTGTTGCAGGCGGACCTGGCAACGCCACTCGTGCTGGTCGTGACGGAGTTACTGCAGAACGCCGTGGAGCACGCGTACGCGCCGGGAGATGAGGGCACGGTTCTCGTGCAGGCGCATCGCCGCCCGGGGGTGCTCACGGTGGAAATCCGGGACGACGGCGCCGGGTTGCCCGAAGGGTTCGCGCTCGAGCGCGCTGGGGGACTGGGCCTGCAGATCGTGCGATCGCTGGTGTCCGGCGAATTGGGCGGCACTATCGAGGTCACCAGCAACGCGACGCAGCGCGGGACGCTAGCCCGGCTGGAACTGCCGCTCGGACGTCGATGA
- a CDS encoding DUF6104 family protein, whose protein sequence is MYFTDRGIEELQQRREDEDLSVDWVCDKMRTFVDLHPQFENAIDQFAVFLARDDEDDD, encoded by the coding sequence ATGTATTTCACCGACCGCGGGATCGAGGAACTTCAACAGCGGCGCGAGGACGAAGACCTCAGCGTCGACTGGGTGTGCGACAAGATGAGGACGTTCGTCGATCTGCATCCGCAGTTCGAGAACGCTATCGATCAGTTCGCCGTGTTCCTCGCCCGCGACGATGAGGACGACGACTAA
- a CDS encoding dTDP-4-dehydrorhamnose 3,5-epimerase family protein, which produces MDVRDLKFPGILEFTPKVFPDDRGIFLECFRAEPLEEKLGHRLNLVQANHSVSKKGTVRGIHYALVPPGQAKYVYCPQGSFLDIVVDIREGSPTFGEVDVVKLDSEDHRAIYVSEGIGHTVVALEDNSSLIYLCSAGYNPQLEKGLNPLDPALNLPIPQDLDLLLSPKDTAAPTLAEAKSHGLLPSYEECERWYAKLRADNAS; this is translated from the coding sequence ATGGACGTACGCGATCTGAAGTTCCCCGGGATCCTTGAGTTCACTCCCAAGGTGTTCCCCGACGACCGAGGCATCTTCTTGGAATGTTTCCGCGCGGAGCCGTTGGAGGAGAAACTCGGGCATCGCCTCAACCTGGTGCAGGCCAACCACTCGGTATCCAAGAAGGGCACCGTTCGCGGTATCCATTACGCGTTGGTCCCCCCAGGCCAGGCCAAGTACGTGTACTGCCCGCAGGGCTCCTTCCTGGACATCGTGGTGGACATTCGCGAGGGCTCGCCCACGTTCGGTGAAGTTGACGTGGTCAAGTTGGACTCCGAAGACCACCGCGCTATCTACGTGTCCGAAGGCATCGGACATACCGTTGTCGCCCTGGAAGACAACTCATCGCTGATCTACCTCTGCTCGGCCGGCTACAACCCTCAACTGGAGAAGGGGCTCAATCCCCTGGATCCCGCGTTGAACCTCCCGATCCCCCAGGACTTGGACCTCCTCCTCTCACCCAAGGACACCGCGGCGCCGACCCTCGCCGAGGCCAAATCACACGGGCTGCTGCCCTCGTACGAGGAGTGCGAACGCTGGTACGCGAAGCTGCGCGCCGACAACGCGAGCTAG
- a CDS encoding multifunctional oxoglutarate decarboxylase/oxoglutarate dehydrogenase thiamine pyrophosphate-binding subunit/dihydrolipoyllysine-residue succinyltransferase subunit — protein MSTQQESRPPHASSKSDFGTNDWVIADMYQRFLESPDKVDPAWHEFFADYKPSTTDTSSNGASAPASPAPPTPVQPSTSAPQPAPAQPQRTSAAPEPTTPAPKTPAAKAPEAQAASKPAPKKSSTPVPEDATLEQIRGASRTIVSNMENSLQIPTATSVRSVPAKLLFDNRIVINNQLVRARGGKVSFTHIIGYALVQALKDFPEMNYAFGEVDGKPTVIKPAHVGLGLAIDLAKPDGSRTLVVASIKNCEQLDFAQFHAAYEDIVRRARANKLTLEDYQGTTISLTNPGTVGTNHSMARLMSGQGAIIGVGNMDYPAEFQGMSESTLTDLGVSKIMTLTSTYDHRIIQGAYSGDYLRRLHGLLLGDDGFYDEIFHSLRIPYEPVRWLPDITNTQDGQIDKGTRIIELIDAYRTKGHLMADTDPLNYQQRTHPDLDIRTHDLTLWDLDREFPVGGFAGNRVMKLRDILGVLRDAYCRTVGVEYMHITDPEERRWIQERIEGVSEKIPNEWQKHILGRLNAAEAFETFLQTKFVGQKRFSLEGGETVIPLLDSVLQRAAEAELDEVAIGMPHRGRLNVLANTVGKSYGQIFREFEGNIDPATAHGSGDVKYHLGAEGEFTHPVSGHSTRVSLTSNPSHLETVNPVLEGIVRAKQDKVNKGEQGFTVLPVLMHGDSAFAGQGVVAETLNLSQLRGYRTGGTVHIIVNNQVGFTTSPAAARSSLYCTDVARMVSAPIFHVNGDDPEACVRVARLAVEYRLAFKKDVVIDMLCYRRRGHNEGDDPSMTQPLMYDVIDAKRSVRKLYTEALVGRGDITMDEATEALQDFQKRLEQVFVETREAAPPSGTKPAMPRRDDSEVDTAVSPEILKRIGDVHVAYPDGFTVHPKLQKVVERRAAMVTQGGIDWATGEILAFGSLLDEGVPVRLAGQDSRRGTFVQRHAVLIDRHNGEEYTPLLHLGKGQARFWVFDSLLSEYAAMGFEYGYSVENKDALVLWEAQFGDFANGAQSIIDEYITSGEAKWGQRSGVVLMLPHGHEGQGPDHSSARIERYLAMCAEDNMTVANCSTPANHFHILRRHALDDIHRPMVLFTPKSLLRAKAATSEVSDFTEGGFQHVIGDPDVDPAKVTRVLLASGKINYELLAARQKAAKENVAILRVEQLYPIPAQQIATELAKYPNLQELFWVQEEPANMGAWSFMAMNLQGDLPAGTPPLQGISRPASASPAVGFKTVHDKTQAQLIERALG, from the coding sequence GTGTCGACACAGCAGGAATCACGACCTCCCCATGCATCCTCGAAGTCGGACTTCGGAACCAATGACTGGGTCATCGCAGACATGTACCAGCGGTTTTTGGAGTCCCCGGACAAGGTAGACCCCGCGTGGCACGAGTTCTTTGCGGATTACAAGCCCAGTACGACCGATACGTCGTCCAACGGCGCATCGGCACCTGCCAGCCCTGCTCCGCCAACTCCGGTCCAGCCCAGCACGAGCGCACCGCAACCGGCGCCCGCTCAGCCACAGCGCACTTCGGCCGCACCCGAACCCACAACACCTGCGCCGAAGACGCCGGCAGCCAAGGCACCCGAGGCACAGGCCGCCTCGAAGCCGGCCCCGAAGAAGTCATCCACGCCGGTCCCTGAGGACGCCACCCTCGAACAGATCCGTGGCGCTAGCCGCACGATCGTCTCCAACATGGAGAATTCGCTGCAGATCCCGACCGCGACGTCAGTCCGTTCGGTCCCGGCGAAGCTGCTGTTCGACAACCGCATCGTGATCAACAATCAGCTGGTCCGCGCCCGCGGCGGCAAGGTGTCCTTCACCCACATCATCGGGTACGCGCTGGTACAGGCGCTGAAGGACTTCCCGGAAATGAATTACGCCTTCGGCGAGGTCGACGGCAAGCCGACGGTGATCAAGCCGGCGCACGTGGGCCTCGGTCTGGCCATCGATCTCGCGAAGCCGGACGGTTCGCGCACGCTCGTCGTGGCCAGCATCAAGAACTGTGAGCAACTGGATTTCGCGCAGTTCCACGCCGCGTACGAGGATATTGTCCGACGCGCCCGCGCCAACAAACTCACCCTGGAGGACTACCAGGGCACGACGATCTCGCTGACCAACCCGGGCACCGTCGGCACCAACCATTCGATGGCGCGGCTGATGAGCGGCCAAGGGGCGATCATCGGCGTCGGCAATATGGATTACCCGGCGGAGTTCCAGGGCATGAGCGAGTCGACGCTCACCGATCTCGGCGTCAGCAAGATCATGACGCTTACGTCGACGTACGACCACCGAATCATTCAAGGCGCGTACTCCGGCGATTACCTGCGTCGCCTGCACGGCCTGCTACTGGGCGACGATGGTTTCTACGACGAGATCTTCCACTCGCTGCGCATCCCGTACGAGCCGGTCCGGTGGCTACCGGACATCACCAATACGCAAGATGGCCAGATCGACAAGGGCACCCGGATCATCGAGTTGATCGATGCCTACCGCACCAAGGGCCACCTGATGGCGGATACCGATCCGCTGAACTACCAGCAGCGCACCCACCCCGACCTCGACATTCGGACCCATGACTTGACCTTGTGGGATCTGGATCGTGAGTTCCCGGTCGGCGGATTCGCCGGCAATCGCGTGATGAAGTTGCGCGACATTCTTGGCGTGCTGCGCGATGCGTACTGCCGCACCGTCGGTGTCGAATACATGCACATCACGGACCCCGAGGAACGCCGCTGGATTCAGGAGCGCATCGAGGGTGTCTCGGAGAAGATTCCGAACGAGTGGCAGAAACACATCCTCGGCCGACTGAACGCAGCCGAGGCGTTCGAGACCTTCCTGCAGACGAAGTTCGTCGGCCAGAAGCGGTTCTCGCTCGAAGGCGGCGAGACCGTGATTCCGCTGCTGGATTCGGTCCTGCAGCGCGCCGCCGAGGCCGAGTTGGACGAAGTGGCGATCGGTATGCCACACCGCGGCCGCCTGAATGTGCTGGCGAACACCGTCGGCAAGTCCTATGGCCAGATCTTCCGCGAGTTCGAGGGCAACATCGATCCGGCGACCGCGCACGGTTCCGGCGACGTGAAGTACCACCTCGGCGCCGAAGGCGAGTTCACGCACCCGGTGAGCGGTCACTCGACGAGGGTGTCGCTGACCTCGAACCCGTCGCACCTGGAAACGGTGAACCCGGTACTGGAAGGTATCGTCCGGGCGAAGCAGGACAAGGTCAACAAGGGCGAGCAGGGCTTCACCGTGCTCCCGGTGCTGATGCACGGCGACTCGGCCTTCGCCGGCCAGGGCGTCGTCGCGGAGACCCTGAACCTGTCGCAGCTTCGCGGGTACCGCACCGGCGGCACCGTACACATCATCGTCAATAACCAGGTCGGATTCACCACCTCGCCTGCCGCCGCCCGCTCCTCGCTCTACTGCACGGACGTCGCTCGGATGGTGTCGGCGCCGATCTTCCACGTCAACGGCGACGACCCCGAAGCCTGCGTTCGCGTGGCCCGACTGGCCGTCGAGTACCGCCTGGCGTTCAAGAAGGACGTCGTCATCGACATGCTGTGCTACCGCCGCCGCGGTCACAACGAAGGTGACGATCCGTCGATGACCCAGCCGCTGATGTACGACGTGATCGATGCCAAGCGCTCGGTGCGCAAGCTCTACACCGAAGCCTTGGTTGGCCGCGGCGACATTACGATGGACGAGGCAACTGAGGCCCTGCAGGATTTCCAGAAGCGTCTCGAGCAGGTCTTCGTGGAGACCCGCGAGGCTGCGCCGCCGTCCGGCACGAAGCCGGCGATGCCGCGACGCGACGACAGCGAGGTCGATACCGCCGTCTCGCCGGAAATCCTGAAGCGGATCGGCGACGTGCACGTTGCCTACCCCGACGGGTTCACGGTCCACCCGAAGTTGCAGAAGGTCGTCGAGCGACGCGCCGCAATGGTCACGCAGGGCGGGATCGATTGGGCCACCGGCGAGATCTTGGCTTTCGGTTCACTGCTCGACGAAGGTGTCCCGGTACGCCTGGCCGGTCAGGACTCGCGTCGCGGCACGTTCGTGCAGCGGCATGCCGTCCTGATTGATCGGCATAATGGCGAGGAGTACACCCCGCTGTTGCACCTGGGCAAGGGTCAGGCCCGATTCTGGGTGTTCGACTCGCTACTGTCCGAATACGCCGCAATGGGTTTCGAATACGGCTACTCGGTGGAGAACAAGGACGCGCTGGTGCTGTGGGAGGCGCAGTTCGGCGACTTCGCCAACGGTGCCCAGTCGATCATCGACGAGTACATCACCTCCGGCGAAGCCAAGTGGGGCCAGCGCTCGGGCGTCGTACTTATGCTGCCGCACGGCCACGAGGGTCAGGGCCCAGATCACTCATCCGCCCGCATCGAGCGGTACCTGGCGATGTGCGCCGAGGACAACATGACGGTCGCCAACTGCAGCACCCCGGCGAACCACTTCCACATCCTGCGTCGGCACGCGCTCGATGACATCCATCGCCCGATGGTGCTGTTCACGCCCAAGTCGCTGCTGCGCGCCAAGGCCGCGACCTCCGAGGTCTCGGACTTCACCGAGGGCGGCTTCCAGCACGTGATCGGCGACCCGGATGTCGATCCGGCGAAGGTCACTCGGGTATTGCTGGCCTCCGGCAAGATCAACTACGAACTCCTCGCCGCGCGCCAGAAGGCCGCCAAGGAGAACGTCGCGATACTTCGCGTGGAGCAGTTGTACCCGATTCCGGCCCAGCAGATCGCGACGGAACTCGCCAAGTACCCGAACCTGCAGGAACTGTTCTGGGTGCAGGAGGAGCCGGCCAACATGGGCGCGTGGTCGTTCATGGCGATGAACCTGCAGGGTGACCTGCCCGCGGGCACGCCCCCGCTGCAGGGCATCTCGCGACCGGCCTCCGCCTCGCCGGCGGTCGGGTTCAAGACCGTACACGACAAGACGCAAGCGCAACTCATCGAGCGCGCGCTCGGCTAG
- a CDS encoding CDP-alcohol phosphatidyltransferase family protein, with translation MASTDDPGSSTTGRVRSALRRSRRGFRLISQSGARVVSPARLRGAARWRAMLPSLFTLANMVCGFSAVLLSFQGEFVTAAVLIGVAIVLDILDGAVARAVGAITPFGLQFDSLSDLISFGIGPAILLHTWGFGTHGVLAWIVPLIWLACAAFRLARFNVTIDPLADKRYFIGLASPGAAGVILASVFLYDPPFTGAAALLPVVVGVLPAILMISSYRFMSFRMLLAPTGNLIYVSIAMLVLVVLGFATYPALTGAIVAYGYVLVCPLGWITAPVRRRLFGPQSVAPPRHKLPSVLFPEDNEEQDDGFDYEDDEEAQSAELFGEAATISAESATPETDPSPQPGADSQR, from the coding sequence ATGGCTAGCACCGACGACCCCGGCAGTAGTACCACCGGGCGGGTCCGCAGTGCCCTACGCCGCAGCCGGCGCGGGTTCCGATTAATTTCGCAATCTGGCGCACGTGTGGTCTCCCCCGCCCGACTGCGTGGTGCCGCGCGCTGGCGGGCGATGCTACCGAGCCTGTTCACACTCGCGAACATGGTCTGCGGTTTCTCGGCCGTACTGCTGTCGTTTCAAGGTGAGTTCGTCACCGCCGCCGTACTCATCGGCGTCGCGATCGTGCTGGACATCCTCGATGGAGCAGTAGCGCGTGCCGTCGGGGCAATCACCCCGTTCGGCCTCCAGTTCGACTCGCTGTCGGACTTGATCTCATTCGGCATCGGACCGGCGATCCTGTTACACACGTGGGGCTTCGGCACGCACGGCGTACTCGCGTGGATCGTGCCGCTGATCTGGCTCGCTTGCGCCGCATTCCGACTCGCCCGCTTCAATGTGACGATCGACCCGCTCGCCGATAAGCGTTACTTCATCGGTCTAGCCAGTCCCGGTGCCGCAGGCGTAATCCTGGCGTCGGTATTCCTCTACGACCCACCATTCACCGGTGCCGCAGCGCTGCTCCCGGTCGTGGTCGGAGTACTGCCGGCGATACTCATGATCTCCTCGTACCGGTTCATGTCCTTTCGGATGCTGCTGGCCCCGACCGGCAACCTGATCTACGTCTCGATCGCGATGCTCGTGCTCGTCGTGCTCGGGTTCGCGACCTATCCGGCCCTCACGGGCGCGATCGTCGCGTACGGATATGTCCTCGTCTGCCCGCTGGGGTGGATCACCGCCCCGGTGCGCCGCCGTCTGTTCGGTCCGCAGTCCGTGGCGCCGCCACGGCACAAACTTCCGTCGGTGCTGTTCCCCGAGGACAACGAGGAGCAGGACGACGGCTTCGATTACGAGGACGACGAGGAAGCGCAGTCGGCCGAACTGTTCGGCGAGGCGGCCACGATCTCGGCCGAGTCCGCGACGCCTGAGACCGACCCGTCACCGCAACCCGGCGCGGACTCGCAGCGCTGA
- a CDS encoding 50S ribosomal protein bL37: protein MSKRGRKRRDRKKRGANHGKRPNA, encoded by the coding sequence ATGAGCAAGCGAGGCCGTAAGCGTCGCGATCGCAAGAAGCGCGGCGCGAACCACGGAAAGCGTCCCAACGCGTAG
- a CDS encoding phosphatidylserine decarboxylase, which yields MKIDKDAAPFTALAAVPAVIAAATGHRRVAAGFGVLAAGVTAFFRDPSRFPDLGQHIDPSIVIAPADGRVMYAGAAQPGVSPDGDWNQVSIFLSLLDVHINRAPYGGRITKSEHRPGRFLAAFKNESATQNEMTELVVEQDVDGQRRVVVFRQIVGLLARRVVTRVSPGDVVHTGQRIGLMKFGSRMDIFVPSSVPLLVASGDRVIAGESTLARWAPQAERPFDG from the coding sequence GTGAAGATCGACAAGGACGCCGCCCCGTTCACCGCGCTAGCCGCAGTGCCGGCGGTGATCGCCGCCGCTACCGGCCACCGCCGGGTCGCCGCCGGATTCGGCGTGCTCGCCGCGGGGGTGACCGCGTTCTTCAGAGACCCCTCCCGCTTCCCCGACCTCGGACAGCACATCGATCCGAGCATCGTGATCGCTCCCGCGGATGGGCGAGTCATGTACGCCGGTGCGGCACAACCCGGCGTATCCCCGGATGGCGACTGGAACCAGGTGAGTATCTTCTTGTCGCTTCTCGACGTGCATATCAATCGCGCGCCGTACGGCGGACGGATCACCAAGAGCGAGCACCGTCCGGGCCGTTTCCTGGCGGCATTCAAGAACGAGAGTGCGACCCAGAACGAAATGACCGAGCTCGTCGTCGAGCAAGACGTCGACGGACAGCGACGGGTCGTCGTGTTCCGACAAATCGTCGGCCTGCTCGCCCGGCGGGTAGTCACGCGGGTCAGCCCGGGGGACGTCGTGCATACCGGTCAGCGCATCGGCCTGATGAAGTTCGGATCGCGGATGGACATTTTCGTGCCATCGTCGGTACCGCTGTTGGTGGCTTCCGGCGACAGGGTGATTGCCGGCGAGTCCACCCTCGCTCGGTGGGCCCCGCAGGCGGAGCGTCCGTTTGATGGCTAG